In Sphingopyxis sp. FD7, a single window of DNA contains:
- a CDS encoding CHAP domain-containing protein, producing MFQRRFLPAALASLLTLAGLLASVPAAARSYLQCVPFARAESGVDIRGNAKTWWAQAAGSYARGNEPRLGAVMAFAGTRGMPMGHVAVVKKIVSDREILIDHANWSPINGRRGQIERGVRVVDVSDAGDWSLVRVWYAPIGDLGLRANPVQGFIYADGEPGGANPAPSFEAPVWAQQDWKPGNGLEVVAASLGN from the coding sequence ATGTTCCAACGCCGCTTTCTGCCTGCCGCGCTTGCGTCGCTGCTGACGCTTGCCGGGCTGCTCGCCAGCGTCCCCGCCGCGGCCAGATCCTATTTGCAATGCGTCCCCTTCGCACGCGCCGAATCGGGCGTCGACATTCGCGGCAATGCCAAGACCTGGTGGGCGCAGGCGGCGGGCAGCTATGCGCGCGGCAACGAACCGCGGCTGGGCGCCGTCATGGCCTTTGCGGGCACGCGCGGGATGCCGATGGGCCATGTCGCGGTGGTCAAAAAAATCGTCAGCGACCGCGAAATCCTGATCGACCATGCGAACTGGTCGCCGATCAACGGCCGCCGCGGCCAGATCGAACGCGGCGTGCGCGTCGTCGACGTCAGCGATGCCGGCGACTGGAGCCTGGTGCGCGTCTGGTACGCCCCGATCGGCGACCTCGGCCTGCGCGCCAATCCGGTGCAGGGTTTCATCTACGCCGACGGCGAACCGGGCGGCGCAAATCCGGCGCCGAGCTTCGAGGCGCCGGTCTGGGCACAACAGGACTGGAAACCCGGCAACGGCCTCGAGGTCGTTGCCGCCTCGCTCGGCAACTGA
- a CDS encoding DUF3297 family protein — protein MTDTPPDRMSTNPRSPHFDLEVLQRGIGIRFKGKERTDVEEYCISEGWIRVAAGKSKDRFGQPMTIKLSGEVEAWFEDVAGEGDAPVAD, from the coding sequence ATGACCGATACGCCGCCCGACCGCATGTCGACCAATCCGCGCTCGCCCCATTTCGACCTGGAGGTGCTGCAACGTGGCATCGGTATCCGCTTCAAGGGCAAGGAACGCACCGACGTCGAGGAGTATTGCATCTCCGAAGGCTGGATCCGCGTTGCCGCGGGGAAATCGAAGGATCGCTTCGGCCAGCCGATGACGATCAAGCTGTCGGGCGAGGTCGAGGCGTGGTTCGAGGATGTGGCGGGCGAGGGCGACGCGCCGGTCGCCGACTGA
- a CDS encoding ShlB/FhaC/HecB family hemolysin secretion/activation protein, with the protein MRRLRTAGVATVMGAWLLPVAALAAQPAAAPLDGRPPLAPDRSRDPLPDPAPRDVALGTVELGARPDVTIREIRFVGAGVPANVARAAQRFVGRRASADNLAKLAAAMTRAYNRSSVALFTLVIPEQDLSDGIVTVASAEGYIGSVTLSGESESGPAPLIARMAAPLTAERPLPRAQFERALGNIADIPGVAVTPRLALGGEQGAVALDLAVDAKRPTLGLGFTTRTSRFANDGIVDANARGTSLLRSGDETRLSGAAAVNFRSLLYLAARHSTPLGAGGTRAELSGAALRTRPEGLAVDGEAWSAGFALTHPVVRAARRNLVAVIRVDYLDSKNALFGSTIAAEKSWIAGGSLAFRLSEDRTAVGARIGVAKGLDIAGARVDPAIGEVGFAYADVGVEANQSFGKAVIARIAATGRWSRDRLPAAQRFSVGGATFGRAFDDGLVSGDRGYAAFGELALRPIQNGRMAKSEIYAFADYADVRLAARASTSAAAFRLGSWGGGLRLSYADNATIGLELADAWKQPVPGFGQDLRVALSWKLSIRP; encoded by the coding sequence ATGCGTCGCTTGCGCACCGCCGGCGTCGCGACGGTGATGGGGGCCTGGCTCCTGCCCGTCGCGGCGCTCGCCGCCCAGCCCGCCGCGGCGCCGCTCGATGGGCGCCCCCCGCTAGCTCCTGATCGCAGCCGCGATCCGCTGCCCGATCCCGCGCCGCGCGACGTCGCGCTCGGCACGGTCGAACTCGGCGCTCGCCCCGATGTCACGATCCGCGAAATCCGTTTCGTGGGCGCCGGCGTGCCCGCCAACGTGGCCCGCGCGGCGCAGCGCTTCGTCGGGCGCCGCGCATCGGCCGACAATCTGGCAAAGCTCGCGGCGGCGATGACCCGCGCCTACAACCGGTCGAGCGTCGCGCTCTTCACACTGGTCATCCCCGAACAGGATCTGTCGGACGGGATCGTCACCGTCGCCTCGGCCGAAGGCTATATCGGCTCGGTCACGCTGAGCGGCGAAAGCGAAAGCGGCCCCGCGCCGCTCATCGCGCGCATGGCCGCGCCACTGACCGCCGAACGTCCGCTGCCGCGCGCGCAATTCGAGCGCGCGCTTGGCAACATCGCCGATATCCCCGGCGTCGCCGTCACGCCCAGGCTGGCGCTCGGCGGCGAGCAGGGCGCGGTGGCGCTCGACCTCGCCGTCGATGCAAAAAGACCCACGCTCGGCCTCGGTTTCACCACGCGCACCAGTCGTTTCGCCAACGACGGCATCGTGGATGCCAATGCGCGCGGCACCAGCCTGTTGCGCAGCGGCGACGAAACGCGGCTCAGCGGCGCGGCGGCCGTCAACTTCCGTTCACTTCTCTACCTTGCCGCCCGCCATTCGACCCCGCTGGGCGCGGGCGGCACGCGCGCCGAGCTGTCGGGCGCGGCGCTACGCACCCGGCCCGAAGGGCTGGCGGTCGACGGTGAAGCCTGGAGCGCGGGCTTTGCCCTCACCCATCCGGTCGTTCGCGCCGCGCGGCGCAATCTCGTCGCGGTCATCCGCGTCGATTATCTCGATTCCAAAAATGCTCTGTTCGGGTCGACAATCGCGGCCGAAAAAAGCTGGATCGCGGGCGGCAGCCTGGCCTTTCGCCTGTCCGAGGACCGCACCGCGGTTGGCGCGCGTATCGGTGTGGCCAAGGGGCTCGACATCGCTGGCGCGCGCGTCGATCCGGCGATCGGAGAGGTCGGTTTCGCCTATGCCGACGTCGGCGTCGAGGCGAACCAGTCGTTCGGGAAAGCGGTTATCGCACGCATCGCCGCGACAGGACGCTGGTCGCGCGACCGTCTGCCCGCCGCGCAACGCTTCAGCGTCGGCGGCGCCACATTTGGCCGTGCGTTCGACGACGGGCTGGTCAGCGGCGATCGCGGCTATGCGGCATTTGGCGAACTCGCGTTGCGCCCAATTCAAAACGGCCGAATGGCGAAGAGCGAAATCTATGCCTTTGCCGATTATGCGGACGTCCGGCTCGCCGCGCGCGCGTCGACGTCGGCAGCAGCCTTCCGGCTCGGCAGCTGGGGCGGCGGCCTTCGGCTCTCCTACGCCGACAATGCCACCATCGGGCTTGAGCTGGCTGACGCCTGGAAACAGCCGGTGCCGGGTTTCGGACAGGACTTGCGCGTCGCGCTCAGCTGGAAATTGTCGATCCGCCCCTGA